The following are encoded in a window of Maylandia zebra isolate NMK-2024a linkage group LG5, Mzebra_GT3a, whole genome shotgun sequence genomic DNA:
- the LOC101476512 gene encoding protein SSUH2 homolog has translation MRINRIFLFSMYPPVMAPQANMFVNVPGYEGTVPGGAGFLPPPMPMEPVAPPQPSPENPEWSIPSLSEDEAREAFKKFVSSHICYSEDPVTQGVITSMEPFNTFRYRLETFTESRSTDWAHKPHEGELADFYTQPAPRPWEVQATHPKHFSDHTEKIRVPYTSSVKECHTCHAAGTEQCKECSGSGKKACPMCNGAAKSDPACTHCNGTGKDRCTKCDGRGKKQCETCKGKCQLLTYIELKVEWKNHVEDHLVEQSCGLKSDKLRSVKGKELFKSSQNLVYPLLGFKPQAVSQASERLIKEHQTNYGKTSRILQQRQAVELIPITQVNYKWKDKSYVYYVYGNERKASADDYPETCCCVIL, from the exons ATGCGAATTAACAGGATCTTTCTGTTTT CTATGTACCCACCTGTCATGGCACCCCAAGCCAACATGTTTGTCAATGTCCCAGGCTATGAAGGCACTGTGCCAGGAGGAG CAGGTTTCCTGCCTCCTCCCATGCCCATGGAGCCAGTAGCCCCACCCCAACCCAGCCCTGAAAATCCCGAATGGAG TATCCCCTCTCTTTCTGAGGATGAGGCTCGGGAGGCATTCAAGAAATTTGTGTCATCTCATATCTGCTACAGTGAAGATCCAGTCACTCAGGGAGTCATCACCTCCATGGAGCCATTCAACACATTTAGG TACCGTCTGGAGACATTCACTGAGTCCAGGTCAACTGACTGGGCCCACAAACCACATGAAG GTGAGCTTGCTGACTTTTACACCCAGCCCGCTCCACGACCATGGGAGGTCCAGGCCACACACCCCAAACATTTCAGTGACCACACAGAGAAGATCCGGGTGCCCTACACGTCCTCCGTCAAG gaaTGCCACACATGCCATGCAGCAGGTACTGAGCAATGCAAGGAGTGCAGTGGAAGTGGAAAA AAAGCGTGCCCGATGTGTAATGGTGCGGCAAAGTCCGATCCAGCCTGCACTCACTGTAATGGCACAGGCAAAGACAG gtgTACAAAGTGTGATGGTAGGGGGAAAAAGCAATGTGAAACCTGTAAAGGAAAATGTCAACTGCTGACTTACATTGAGCTAAAAGTGGAATG gaaAAACCATGTGGAAGATCATCTGGTGGAGCAGAGCTGTGGTCTGAAGAGTGATAAGCTGCGCTCAGTAAAAGGGAAAGAGCTGTTCAAGAGCAGCCAGAACCtg GTCTACCCACTGCTTGGGTTTAAACCGCAAGCAGTCTCTCAGGCTTCTGAGCGTCTGATCAAAGAACATCAAACTAACTATGGCAAAACCTCCAGGATTCTGCAGCAG agGCAGGCGGTCGAGCTGATCCCCATCACTCAGGTGAACTACAAGTGGAAAGACAAGAGCTACGTCTACTACGTGTACGGCAACGAGCGCAAAGCCAGTGCTGATGACTACCCAGAGACCTGCTGCTGCGTCATCCTGTAG